In Candidatus Amarolinea dominans, a genomic segment contains:
- a CDS encoding dienelactone hydrolase family protein, with protein MAEVVLFHHAQGLTPGVVAFADELRHVGHIVHTPDLFEGRTFDSIEKGMSFVKEIGFGEVMARGERAVEALPAELVFAGFSLGVVPAQKLAQTRPGARGALLFYSCIPVSEFGQAWPKGVPVQIHGMDADPYFVGEGDIDAARALVEEAEDGELFLYPGDQHYFADSSLPSYDAEATALLLRRVLKFLSAL; from the coding sequence CCATCACGCACAAGGGCTAACCCCTGGTGTTGTAGCGTTTGCTGATGAGCTGCGACATGTCGGGCACATCGTCCACACCCCCGATCTCTTCGAGGGCCGCACATTTGACTCCATTGAAAAAGGCATGAGTTTTGTCAAAGAAATCGGGTTTGGCGAGGTAATGGCGCGTGGGGAGCGAGCTGTGGAAGCGCTGCCTGCGGAGTTGGTCTTTGCTGGTTTCTCTCTTGGTGTGGTCCCAGCCCAGAAGCTAGCTCAAACCCGGCCTGGAGCACGTGGGGCACTTCTGTTCTATTCCTGTATCCCGGTTTCGGAGTTTGGACAGGCTTGGCCGAAGGGGGTGCCTGTTCAGATACATGGCATGGATGCTGATCCTTACTTCGTTGGTGAGGGAGACATTGACGCAGCTCGGGCACTCGTTGAGGAAGCCGAGGATGGAGAGCTCTTTCTCTACCCAGGTGATCAACATTATTTTGCGGACAGCTCGCTTCCATCCTATGACGCCGAGGCAACCGCGCTTCTACTGAGAAGAGTTTTGAAATTTCTCTCTGCATTATAG
- a CDS encoding DUF1801 domain-containing protein encodes MKERAKELKAEERANKDRAAGESDLLAKIVEMPEPERTMAKRLHEIITASAPTLSPKTWYGMPAYVKDGKVVCFFQSAQKFNTRYATLGFSDTANLDEGALWPTAYALKELTATEEKRISALVKKAVS; translated from the coding sequence ATGAAGGAGCGCGCTAAAGAGCTGAAGGCGGAAGAGCGCGCGAACAAGGACAGGGCGGCAGGAGAAAGCGACTTGCTCGCGAAGATCGTCGAGATGCCGGAACCAGAGCGCACCATGGCCAAGCGGCTCCATGAGATCATCACAGCCAGCGCGCCTACCCTCTCGCCGAAGACCTGGTATGGGATGCCCGCGTATGTCAAGGACGGCAAGGTCGTCTGCTTCTTCCAAAGCGCGCAGAAGTTCAACACGAGGTACGCGACACTCGGCTTCAGCGACACGGCTAACCTCGACGAAGGCGCCCTGTGGCCAACCGCCTACGCGCTGAAGGAGTTGACTGCCACTGAAGAGAAAAGGATCAGCGCGCTCGTGAAGAAAGCGGTGAGCTGA